From the genome of Thermogutta terrifontis, one region includes:
- a CDS encoding Dabb family protein, translating to MKRLTVGLVLVAILLSALTVWKSSAISEEKYSHAGQLRHVVLFKFKEGTSKADIEKVEKAFATLPKKIPQIAGFEWGTDCSTENLSQGFTHCFILTFKSEKDRDAYLPHPEHQAFAKMVGQYLDKVLVIDYIVRE from the coding sequence ATGAAACGGCTCACTGTTGGGTTGGTTCTTGTGGCCATTCTGTTGAGCGCTCTGACAGTGTGGAAATCTTCCGCGATCTCCGAGGAAAAATATTCCCATGCCGGACAGCTACGGCATGTCGTATTGTTTAAATTCAAAGAGGGAACGTCGAAGGCTGACATTGAGAAAGTTGAAAAGGCCTTCGCCACGCTGCCGAAGAAGATCCCGCAGATCGCCGGGTTTGAGTGGGGTACGGATTGCAGCACGGAAAACCTCTCGCAGGGATTCACTCATTGCTTCATTTTGACTTTCAAGAGTGAAAAAGATCGCGACGCCTATTTGCCCCATCCCGAGCATCAGGCGTTCGCCAAAATGGTGGGTCAGTATCTCGACAAGGTACTTGTGATTGATTACATCGTCCGCGAGTAA
- a CDS encoding sulfatase, with protein sequence MRYSGFTCMLSLILALCGPYALMQAGEAAQSGRYNVLFIISDDLNTNLATYGHQLVKSPNVDRVARWGLRFERAYCQFPLCNPSRASFLTGMRPDRTRVYDNSVHFRENIPECVTLPEFFRRKGYFTARVGKIFHYGVPTQIGTSGLDDPQSWDLVVNPRGRDKDEEAKIFSLIPGQFGGTLSWLAADGTDEEQTDGIGATEAIKLLEKHQNERFFLAVGFYRPHTPYVAPRKYFDLYPLDKIIVPSIPPGYFDTIPKLAVTLKKEEAAMDENLKKQAIQAYYAAITFMDAQLGRVLDAVERLHLRNNTIIVMTSDHGYHMHEHGLWQKRTLFEESTRVPLLIAVPGTKHAGKSTRAIVEMVDLYPTLAELCGFQPPANLDGTSLVSILNNPDLPGKQVAITQVTRTVQKQIVFGYTVRTARWRYTEWDDGNQGKELYDHEADPQEMRNLANDPQYAQVMVELSKLLPKRNK encoded by the coding sequence ATGCGTTACTCAGGTTTCACTTGCATGTTAAGCCTGATTCTGGCACTGTGTGGCCCGTACGCCCTCATGCAGGCAGGCGAGGCTGCTCAGTCCGGGCGATATAACGTTCTGTTTATTATCTCCGATGACCTCAATACGAACCTGGCGACGTACGGTCATCAGCTTGTCAAATCACCCAACGTGGATCGAGTGGCTCGCTGGGGTTTGCGATTCGAGCGTGCTTACTGTCAGTTCCCGCTTTGCAATCCCAGCCGAGCATCGTTCTTAACAGGCATGCGACCTGATCGCACGCGTGTTTATGACAACAGCGTTCATTTTCGCGAGAATATTCCGGAATGCGTGACCCTTCCGGAGTTTTTCCGCAGAAAGGGGTATTTCACCGCCCGGGTCGGCAAGATTTTCCATTACGGCGTACCGACGCAGATCGGTACAAGTGGCCTTGATGATCCTCAATCCTGGGACCTGGTGGTCAATCCGCGGGGGCGAGACAAAGACGAAGAGGCAAAAATATTCAGTCTTATTCCTGGACAATTCGGCGGCACACTGAGCTGGCTTGCTGCCGACGGCACGGATGAGGAACAAACAGACGGCATCGGTGCCACGGAGGCCATCAAACTACTCGAAAAGCATCAGAATGAGCGATTCTTTTTAGCAGTCGGATTTTATCGGCCCCATACTCCCTATGTCGCGCCAAGGAAATATTTCGATCTTTATCCTCTCGATAAGATTATTGTGCCCAGTATTCCGCCCGGTTACTTCGACACTATTCCCAAACTTGCCGTTACATTGAAAAAAGAAGAAGCGGCGATGGATGAGAATCTGAAGAAGCAGGCAATCCAGGCCTATTACGCGGCGATCACCTTCATGGACGCCCAACTCGGTCGCGTTTTAGATGCTGTGGAACGGCTCCACTTGCGGAATAATACGATTATTGTCATGACAAGCGATCACGGGTACCACATGCACGAACACGGCCTGTGGCAGAAGCGCACCCTGTTCGAGGAATCCACGCGCGTGCCCCTGTTGATTGCAGTCCCCGGCACGAAGCATGCTGGTAAGTCTACCCGGGCGATTGTCGAGATGGTGGACCTTTATCCAACCCTGGCTGAACTTTGTGGCTTCCAACCACCGGCCAACCTCGATGGCACAAGCCTGGTTTCCATTCTCAACAATCCCGATCTTCCCGGAAAACAGGTCGCGATCACCCAGGTCACGCGCACCGTGCAAAAGCAAATCGTCTTTGGATATACAGTCCGCACTGCCCGTTGGCGCTACACGGAATGGGATGACGGAAATCAGGGGAAGGAACTGTACGACCATGAGGCCGATCCCCAAGAGATGCGGAATCTCGCCAACGATCCGCAGTATGCTCAGGTTATGGTCGAACTCAGCAAGCTCCTTCCCAAGCGGAATAAATAG
- a CDS encoding right-handed parallel beta-helix repeat-containing protein — translation MSLAILQALVVGIVQASNSVVEIHVSPRGRDSSLGTVEQPIASLQRAIELVQTIRRERGPNIDIQIVLHDGVYRLDRPLFITSAENPGPGHLRFIAANPGKVILSGGRLLTGWKQVAQHWEVAIPSVNNQPLLARELFVNGRRAVRARTPNRGFFRIDRPGPDKRTSLFIRPEDAWAFDGNIAGSEFVYLHDWSTSRVRILSFDPQTLQVVFAQRVGCSAPHYEIGHWPHARYFLENGERMLDQAGEWRLDTEKGVIMYLPRPGETLETIETVVPVLETLVHITGDVSSGTLVQNVHWEGIAFEHCRFDLPDAGYAAGQATIYEPRRDPQSAAREMMPAAVTLDLADSCEFADCSFRHLGGSGLWFRRECCHGIVRRCVFQDISGNGLNIGETITRPLKDASPKWTSPFNTGCTYGIHVEDSVVRECGVQFLEAVGIWIGISAGNVIEHNEVAELPYTGISVGWSWNDQPTGCRDHIIRANHIHHCMLILHDGGGIYTLGRQPGTRLVSNLIHDIPPNEDGAESNGIFMDEGSSDILVEGQTIYNVGRSPIRFHKALEVTLRRNTLVCQPGVPPYRYNRTDPKTLRFEDEHVIEAQHWEPPDEVKSSAGPRKTVATDPRSQ, via the coding sequence ATGTCACTCGCAATTCTGCAGGCTCTGGTCGTTGGCATCGTCCAGGCCTCCAATAGCGTGGTTGAAATTCACGTCTCGCCCCGTGGGCGCGATTCATCACTGGGGACTGTTGAGCAACCCATCGCATCACTGCAGCGGGCGATTGAACTTGTGCAAACCATTCGGAGAGAGCGAGGCCCGAACATTGATATCCAAATAGTGCTCCATGACGGCGTCTATCGTTTAGACCGTCCCCTTTTTATCACATCCGCTGAAAATCCCGGACCTGGCCATCTCCGCTTTATCGCAGCAAATCCCGGTAAAGTGATCTTGAGCGGAGGTCGGCTTCTCACTGGCTGGAAACAAGTGGCTCAGCACTGGGAAGTGGCCATTCCCTCCGTCAACAACCAACCTCTCTTGGCGAGGGAGCTCTTTGTCAATGGGCGCAGGGCGGTTCGTGCGCGAACTCCGAACCGCGGTTTTTTCCGGATCGATCGGCCAGGCCCCGACAAAAGGACGAGTTTGTTCATTCGTCCCGAAGATGCATGGGCGTTTGATGGCAATATCGCGGGCAGTGAATTCGTCTATCTCCATGACTGGTCCACTTCCCGCGTCAGGATTCTGTCGTTTGATCCTCAAACTTTACAGGTTGTTTTTGCCCAGAGGGTCGGCTGCTCGGCACCTCATTACGAGATTGGTCACTGGCCGCACGCCCGTTATTTCCTCGAAAACGGCGAGCGTATGCTCGATCAAGCGGGTGAGTGGCGGCTTGACACGGAAAAAGGCGTGATCATGTATCTCCCCCGGCCTGGTGAGACTCTGGAGACCATCGAGACAGTTGTACCAGTTTTGGAAACGCTTGTACACATTACGGGTGACGTTTCGAGCGGCACACTGGTACAGAATGTTCACTGGGAGGGAATCGCCTTCGAACACTGCCGTTTCGATCTGCCGGATGCTGGCTACGCGGCCGGTCAGGCAACCATCTATGAGCCACGCAGGGATCCTCAGTCAGCGGCTCGAGAAATGATGCCGGCGGCCGTTACTCTGGACCTGGCTGACAGTTGCGAATTCGCTGATTGTTCGTTTCGCCATCTGGGCGGTTCCGGTCTGTGGTTTCGCCGTGAGTGCTGCCACGGGATTGTTCGCCGGTGCGTTTTTCAGGATATATCGGGCAATGGTCTCAATATTGGGGAAACAATCACTCGCCCGCTCAAGGATGCCTCACCCAAATGGACTTCACCCTTTAACACCGGATGCACCTACGGCATCCATGTTGAAGATTCCGTCGTGCGCGAATGTGGCGTGCAATTCCTTGAGGCCGTTGGCATCTGGATCGGCATTTCTGCCGGAAATGTTATCGAGCATAACGAGGTGGCTGAGCTACCTTACACGGGAATATCGGTGGGTTGGAGCTGGAATGATCAGCCGACCGGCTGCCGCGATCACATTATTCGCGCGAATCATATTCATCACTGCATGCTCATTCTTCACGACGGTGGAGGGATTTATACTCTCGGACGGCAGCCGGGAACCCGGCTTGTCAGTAATTTAATCCATGATATTCCCCCCAACGAAGACGGTGCGGAGAGTAACGGCATCTTTATGGATGAAGGAAGCAGTGACATTCTTGTCGAGGGACAAACCATTTACAATGTTGGGCGCAGCCCGATTCGATTCCATAAAGCTCTCGAGGTCACCTTGCGCCGGAATACACTCGTCTGCCAACCCGGGGTACCGCCATATCGTTACAACCGGACAGACCCGAAAACACTGCGATTTGAGGATGAGCATGTGATAGAAGCTCAACACTGGGAACCACCTGACGAGGTCAAAAGCTCGGCTGGTCCTCGAAAAACAGTGGCCACTGACCCCCGCTCCCAATGA
- a CDS encoding NAD-dependent epimerase/dehydratase family protein — protein MAERALITGITGFVGRHLCQYLRCQGDEVAGIANTWPEGSAFWGQLPESRNLLIWDLANSSGPPRGVVDFLVTFRPTVIYHLAAISVPEMCGNSEPTDVAWAVNVEGTRRLVELALCLSEVPRVIFASTSHVYCVPQDGITFVDETYPVQPRNPYGQTKLAAEEILLEAYHSQKLPVIIARAFPHTGPGQSEKMMLPAWAAQFARGDSPVKIHTLQAVIDLCDVRDVVRAYRLLAERGQPGEIYLVGSGVPRTSGEVFRILQGLADPARPVIEIRPGLKYDPIARIDKLAQTTGWKPETPLEITVNDTYQWWLTHYKRNSSVKH, from the coding sequence ATGGCCGAGCGTGCTCTAATCACAGGAATTACGGGGTTTGTCGGGCGGCACTTGTGTCAGTACCTGAGGTGCCAGGGCGATGAAGTCGCAGGCATCGCCAACACATGGCCAGAAGGCTCGGCCTTTTGGGGTCAACTTCCTGAATCAAGAAACCTGCTGATTTGGGACCTTGCGAATTCCAGCGGCCCTCCACGTGGTGTCGTTGATTTTCTGGTAACTTTTCGCCCAACTGTGATTTACCACCTTGCGGCGATTTCGGTGCCGGAAATGTGCGGGAACAGCGAGCCGACCGACGTCGCGTGGGCAGTCAACGTCGAAGGAACACGCCGGCTTGTAGAGCTTGCCCTTTGTCTTTCAGAAGTGCCCCGAGTCATTTTTGCCAGCACCAGTCACGTTTATTGCGTGCCGCAGGACGGAATCACCTTTGTTGATGAAACTTATCCTGTGCAGCCCCGTAACCCCTATGGGCAAACAAAGCTTGCGGCCGAAGAAATCCTGCTGGAAGCATATCACAGCCAGAAGCTACCTGTGATCATCGCGCGGGCATTTCCGCATACGGGGCCTGGTCAATCGGAAAAAATGATGTTACCCGCCTGGGCTGCCCAGTTCGCGCGAGGAGACTCGCCTGTTAAGATTCACACGCTTCAGGCAGTAATCGATCTTTGTGACGTCCGCGATGTGGTTCGCGCGTACCGTCTCCTGGCTGAGAGGGGCCAGCCGGGCGAGATTTATCTGGTGGGCTCCGGGGTTCCCCGCACCAGTGGCGAGGTTTTTCGAATTCTTCAGGGGCTGGCCGATCCTGCTCGGCCGGTGATTGAAATACGCCCCGGTCTTAAGTATGATCCGATCGCACGAATTGACAAGCTTGCTCAGACGACCGGCTGGAAACCGGAAACCCCCCTTGAAATAACCGTGAACGACACCTACCAGTGGTGGCTTACCCATTATAAAAGGAATTCATCCGTAAAACATTAA